The Hymenobacter oligotrophus genome segment CGCCCAATTGTTGCCCCGCGACAGGATGGTGCGCATACTTGTGGATTTACACCTCACCGAAGCCCGGGTTGAAAACGCCGGTACCTCGCCCGATACGGCCCGCGCCATGTTCAACCGCGAGTCGGTTGCGCTGTACCGCCGTCACAACACCACCGAGGCGGTGTTCCGGCAAAGCATGCAGTACTACGCCGTTCACGGCAAGGATTTGGATGAGATTTACGGCGTAGTGATTGACAGCATCAACGCCCGCGAGGTAAAGCTACCCACTCAGCAACCAATCCATAAATAGCTCGGTAGCGCGGCAGTAGCGCGGACTTTGGTTACGCCGACCTTCGGTTGTAGTCCGCGTCCACAGATAGTAATTTCTGACCTAGGGCGGCACACGATGTAGCGCGGGCTTTAGCCCGCATTTGCCAGAACGAAATCGTAGGTGCGAAACCGCGCATCACCGGCTGTTCGGACAAACGCGGACTGAAGTCCGCGCTACACGCTACACCGCGCAACTAATGATTTTACTATCCACGGACGCGTACTACAACCGAAGGTCGGCGTAGCCAAAGTCCGCGCTACTGCGCTATG includes the following:
- a CDS encoding DUF4296 domain-containing protein; its protein translation is MKNPLIVFVLLLNTLLFSQCDRPEEPGRPAQLLPRDRMVRILVDLHLTEARVENAGTSPDTARAMFNRESVALYRRHNTTEAVFRQSMQYYAVHGKDLDEIYGVVIDSINAREVKLPTQQPIHK